A genome region from Williamwhitmania taraxaci includes the following:
- a CDS encoding tyrosine-type recombinase/integrase — translation MRHSYATHLLAADTDLRYIQELLGHKSRKTTEIYTHVSTQSLKKNIKSPFDDM, via the coding sequence CTGCGGCACTCGTATGCTACGCACCTGCTGGCGGCAGACACCGATTTGCGCTATATTCAAGAGCTACTGGGGCACAAGAGCAGAAAAACCACAGAAATATATACCCACGTGAGCACGCAGAGCCTAAAAAAAAATATCAAATCACCCTTCGACGATATGTGA